A window of Vicinamibacterales bacterium genomic DNA:
CGATCGGCGCACTCTGCATGTTTCCGCTAAGCGCACTTATCTCGGTAAGTGTCGCGCTGCGTGTGCACCCGAACGTACTCACTATCGTGGGTGTTCTAATCAATATTCTTGCAGCTTGGGCGCTAGCACTTGGTCGGTTCACGCTGGCCGGTACAATCATGGTCGTAGCGAATCTTTTTGACTTTATCGACGGCAAGGTTGCCGAACAGTTGAAGTTGGTATCAGCATTCGGCGGCTTTTGGGATTCAGTGATGGACCGCTTTTCTGATATCTCACTTTTTATTGGCCTCATCTATCTCTACGCGCAACTCGGCCGAACTGACTACGTTATGATCACCGCTCTCACGATGATGTTCTCGGTACTCACAAGCTATACACGCGCTCGTGCTGAATCGCTCATCGTAAAGTGCAAGGTCGGTTTCATGGAGCGCCCTGAGCGCATCATGTTGTTTATGATTGGCGCGTTTACCAATCGGATGGCGGCGGTCCTCTGGGTGATCGCCGTGCTCTCGATCCTCACCGTCGCCGACCGAATAATCTACACGTGGCGAGAATTGAACCACGGCCAGGTTGGAACTCTGACATGAAAATGAGTCGTGCACTCACCTGGCCGTCGGTCATCCTGTGGAACGCTTTGTTCTGGACCTACGACCGCGCCACTTGGCAGTACGACCTTATGGTCATCGCCATCCTCGCATTCGTCTGGCTCACGCCACCAACATGGTTGGGCGACCCAACCGCGAGTGGTGAAGGCCTCGTTGGCTGGGTGCTAACCCTGATCAACTAGTGCAATCCAAGTAACCGACCCACTGGGTCCTAGACATCATCACGCTCATCGTGACCACCCAAGTCGAGACTCCTACCACTAAAGTTTAGGTCGTGCGAGCTAATCTTGTCGTGAAGCAAACGCCGGGCTTCACTATAGTACTCCTGCGGCACAATTAGCGACCGCGCTAGACAGCGGATCCGATCAACCACTACTAGAGTGACTCGATCGCCTTCACGCCAAGTTAACCCGCCGATTCTTGAATAAGGCACAAACCCACTGTCTATCCAGATTCCATCTTGGTAGAACCCGCGCGCAATCCGGAGACTGAGCGGAATCGCGTAAGCATAGTAAAGAAACATCATTCCTTCGCCGAATACCTGCAGTGGGGACCGTCCTTGAACGACAAGTTTGAAAGCAACAAGGAGGCCGAGCACAACACCGATCGACATGAGAAGACCATAGAACGGTGGAGGTGAACCTTTCCAGGTCAGGAGAGCCGTCGGCCGCAGCCGCCTGGCTCTGATAAACGACCAAGCAACCCGAACATTAGCGACAAGAAACCCTGCCCCCAAGAACAGAAGCAGCGTCGAAAGCAGCTCAGGAAGAGACATCGAGCTAGTTCAGGAATTGGTACCTAACGCCTAAACTCGTGATTGATAGTCGCCTGTTTCCGTGTTCACACGAATGGTATCGCCTATGTTGATAAAAGCTGGCACCTGAACAACCAACCCCGTCTCAAGCTTAGCCGGCTTAATTTGTGCACTAGCCGTCGCCCCCTTAATGGAGGGCGGGGTATCCTCAACTTTTAACTCCACAGTCTGCGGCAAATCGATGCCCACTGGTTCTTCACCATAGAACTGTACTCGGATTAGACCGTTTGGAATTAAGTAGCGAGTTGTATTTCCGAGGACATCGCCAGACATGTGCGTTTGCTCAAAGGTTTCCGTATCCATGAAGTGATAACCGCCACCGTCCTCGTAAAGATACTGCATCTCGCGATCATCGAGTACAGCACGCTCGACAGTGTCCTCAGAGCGAAACTTGTGATCCGCTGAGGCTCCGGAACGAATGTTCAGCATTCTGGCCTGAACGAACCCTCGTCCTTTTCCTGGAGTTAAATGGGTAAGCTCAAGAAGACGCAACAGGTCATTCCCCAACTTAATCAGCATCCCCTTTCGGAGCCGCGTAGCTTGAATTGAACTCACCGAACCGCCCCCTACGGTGTACCGA
This region includes:
- the efp gene encoding elongation factor P, which produces MSSIQATRLRKGMLIKLGNDLLRLLELTHLTPGKGRGFVQARMLNIRSGASADHKFRSEDTVERAVLDDREMQYLYEDGGGYHFMDTETFEQTHMSGDVLGNTTRYLIPNGLIRVQFYGEEPVGIDLPQTVELKVEDTPPSIKGATASAQIKPAKLETGLVVQVPAFINIGDTIRVNTETGDYQSRV
- a CDS encoding CDP-alcohol phosphatidyltransferase family protein, with product MTFTGAIGALCMFPLSALISVSVALRVHPNVLTIVGVLINILAAWALALGRFTLAGTIMVVANLFDFIDGKVAEQLKLVSAFGGFWDSVMDRFSDISLFIGLIYLYAQLGRTDYVMITALTMMFSVLTSYTRARAESLIVKCKVGFMERPERIMLFMIGAFTNRMAAVLWVIAVLSILTVADRIIYTWRELNHGQVGTLT